In the genome of Phragmites australis chromosome 9, lpPhrAust1.1, whole genome shotgun sequence, the window TCATTGATCAACTAACAGAAATGGCGACAAAAGGTACAGCCCTATTCAATTGACATTAACACCACATAATGTTTTACAAGCATCCCTTGAATTGACATACAGTGAAACCTCTCCGTAGCCTACAAATTTAGGGAGCAAACAATAACCTTTTTTGGTTCGATCTTCAACACCATCGGGTGAGAAGCAGCATTCCCGAAAATAAATCAACACCCTACAGCCAATCACATAAGCATAAGAAAGGTCACCAACTAGCGCGAACAAAACCACATCCAGACAATCAAGCACAGAATGGATGCCCATAATTTTACACATCTTCGCAATCTTATTACAAACAGCACCTAATGATTCACAGTACCCTCCTCCCACACCCGACCCTGCCCTTCACGCTCCTCGAACCTAGACCAGTGTTTTTTCACATCGAAACCTAGACCAGTGTTAACCTACACAATACAAAGCTGATTGTGCGAAAGGCACGCAATTACATACAAATAACCACGACAAGTGTATCAAGCAACAAGGGTCGTGACGACAAAAGCAGCTAGGAGCGTTTCAGTTCAaaccccacacacacacacatgcacagagagagagagcgcgagAGACGGGGCACCAGCGCTGCCCGGGCCCGGCCAGGCTAGGCGGCTGCCGCCTTCTTGGGAGACTTGGTGGCCGCCTTCTTGGGAGACTTCTTCTCCTTGCTCTCCTtggcagcggcggaggcggcctTCTTTGGGAGCAGCACGGGGTTGATGTTGGGCAGCACCCCGCCGTGCGCAATGGTGACGCCGGCTAGCAGCTTCCCGAGCTCCTCGTCGTTGCGGATCGCCAAGAGCACGTGCCGCGGGATGATccggttcttcttgttgtcccGCGCCGCGTTCCCCGCCAGCTCGAGGACCTAAAAAAGGAAGGGACGGGACGGGACGAGACGAGATGAATCAGGCTTCCGCTTCTTCCGTAGCAGGTGAGGAATGGGTCGGCCCGACTGACCTCGGCGGCGAGGTACTCGAGGACGGCGGCGAGGTAGACAGGGGCGCCGGAGCCGATGCGCTGGGAATAGCGACCCTGCTTGAGGTAGCGGCCGATTCGACCGACGGGGAACTGGAGGCCGGCCTTCACGGAGCGGGAGACCGGCTTCTTCttcgggccgccgccgccccgacGCCCCGCCGCGCCGGCCTTCTTCGGCACCTTCGCTCCGATGTCCATTGCCGATCGaagcgctctctctctctctctctctctctctctctcctctctttttcGCGTTCGATTTCTTTGTTTTTCCTTGCGCCGTGTGCTTGTGTGCGACTGTGTTTTTGGTGTTTGTGGAGGAGGGCGGTGCTGCGATCTGGAGCGCTAGCGCTACGGGGTCAATTGATGTGAACCGTTGGATGAAGTTGCGCAATCCGTAGGGGAGGAAAAGTGACCAATGAGAAGAGAGGTTGGACGGGCCGGGGATCATGGTCTCGTGGTATCATTCCATTTTGGTTTCTTCCTCTGGAAGAAATACATTGGAACCCTCAACTTTTACGCGAATTTAATATCTCTTAGCTTCTagccatatttttttttcagttttactATATCAGTATATCGTAGGGGGGGAGGCGGAAGTGGCGGTAGGACACTTCAGATCATAGCCGCACGATTGAATTTGATGCAAGTGGGACTAGGACACTCCCGTGATATAGGGAGAACACACCTATTATTTGAATCATTCATCAACTTCGATAGATGGCTGATATCAAAAGTTTCGTATCTAACTTCCCCACCTGCTGATATCTACTCTTTATATTAGTATAGATATAGatcagaaaatagaaaaaaatcctcAACCGATCTCAAATCGGCACTTTGTGCGTAATTACCAAACCCCCGCCGTAGCTATGCAGTTGCAGCTTCGCAAACATTTTTTCAGCTCGAACACGGCGCACGCAGCAGAAACGCAACGAAATGTGCCTTTCCTCGCAGAAAAGGATCGAAAACGAACTTTATCAGTGATCAACGATGGGCTTGTCTACGAATGGTGAGTTTTAGGGgctgtttgttttttaattatgattttaattATCTAGATTTTGATTCTAATCATTTAAAATCTAGATGGTTAAAATGTGTATTGTACAATTAAAACAAACAATATTAAATTATTAGaattctcttcctccttccctACATACTCTCTCCCACAGAAGATGGTGATCGCCCTCCAGCATCTATACGGCCTCAGCGTCATGTACCGCACGCACAGTATCAAGCAGCACACCATCTTCCATGATGTCGCTGGTTCAGCAAGAGGTGGAGCAATAGAGGGAGACAATAGACGGTGAGGGAGCTCCTTGCGGTGGTGTTTCGGTGAGAATGTAGCATCTAGGTCTGAGGTAAGTGATAAGTGTTtcaatgattaatgacaactatattattatgactaataaatttattttgaatggtattaaaaaatttagttcacaatgatgattaggtattcttggtccctaagttgattatatggaaGATCAAATGATATGTACATCAAGATTAAGAATCTTCTAGTTATAAGTGTCACAAAGAAGATGAATAGCATTTAGAatagtataggtcttctttaTTAGTCTTTTTATCGTACTATAAAGATagactaagagtagtagcttgatctagttgagtctagacttgattTTATATATAATTGTGAAATTCTAGTACTATGTAGATCATAGAAGTCTATGGTTGAGATGTTGTGAAGTTAGAGCTAaaaaaagattgaattggacgagctcagtgTTTTTAACTccaccggatagttcgatgtTGTGTTttctgttctcaccggatcattgtCCTTTGATCTAGAACAGAAGACATTGAGTGCATAAGATGATCCGGTGTATAAGTGTGCTATTTACCGGAATCTTTTCTCAGTAACACGTGGCCAAAGTTTTGAGAAGTGGTACACCGGATAGTTTGATGATAGTATGGTAAAAGCACCAAAGCTTTTTCAGAAGAAACAATTTTTCCCAGATGAAATTGAAGTTAAACTTaccgaattatccggtgataGAAAGATAggagcactagagcatttcttgtagagaagaattttttgtttcagaaaaagctatactcaccggatggtccggtgaaggcaAAGAGGAATCAACAGTCTCTCCTTTTTGAAAATTAGAGATCAACTgacaggatggtccggtgctaaaGGTATGATCACTGGATGCATACACTGGACTATTCTCAGCAGTAACGACTAATGATAGCTGACACAATATGGCTTTAAATGTTGtgctcaccggattgtccggtgattgtGAGGAGAtactcaccagatcatctggtgttaacagaaaaaatgAATTGTTAGGCAATGGttaaatttggatctctagcctataaatatccCTTCACTTGATTTCAGTTGGTACACTTGCAACCCCATAGAAGATCATACACTATGTGTAATTAAGAAGTAAGAGAGTGCACTTGATTGAATTCCAAAATTCTTAATTGAAGTTTAAGGACATCttcagtgcttggagagtagcaagtatgCATTTAGCTATAGTCTAgacttggtcaagtgaagctatagGTTTGTTATTTTTTGTGGTTGATAACACCTAACCGGTTTTTGGTGATTTGAGATGTCtcgatgagctcttggagttcttgtgagaGCTCCGGAAAGAGCTATATGCTTGTTTTGATACCCACCAATCCAGAAATGGAGAAGTGATGATTATGAGTAAGCACTTAAGAGTTCATGACTTAAGAGGGAGcaatatcctttgtggatgcaACAACGAGGACTAAGGGtaagtgccaactcctcgatatctTGAGAAAAATTAAtattctcttgtccatctccttACTTTCCCGTATTTACATTTGAGCATTTTACTTACTTGTAAACTTTACTTTCCATATTTACTTCGTGTTTTAGCTTACTTGTTTTTTATGCTTCTGtctagtttgatcgtgtagtcgtatttcaATTCATGTAGACTAAGGTTGCAACATGTTCTATTTTGAtaggagtattttttttaatagctCAATTCACCTCCCGCTCTTGaaccattcgatcctttcagtgAGGGGCTAAGCCGAACCCCAAAACAGATTTTGGCCGTCGAGGTGGTGTTGTAGACAAGCAGGGAGGAGAAGGGCTCACCGAGGAGGGAGATCGGTGCAGTGGCACTTAGAGACAAAAATCAGGTGTTGCAGCAATGGGCTCAGTTGTCAGCGGTGTTGGCCATTCCGTTGGCAGGCACGACGAGGAAGGGGTGATGCGACACCACACAGACTTGAGGAAGTCATAGCCGAACTCGGCTTCGACAGATATGGCATAGAGAGGCAGGATGACGACGATATGCGGCCCTCGGCGAAGATGCTTGTCGGGCGTTACTGTGGTGGGCAGGGGCTGAAGGCGAGGTCGCGGATGTGTTCCTGGCGGTGGTGCGATGCTTCAGCCATGAAGTCACGACGCGGGCTTACCATGGGCGGAGATCAGCATGCGCGGCGCCACATCTGAGTTGGGGAAGAAAGGCGTGGGAGCTGTAGCGCTTCGGGTTTAGAGGGACGACGAGAATGATGACACCTTTAATGGAGAAAGAAGCAAAGTCAGAAGGAAGCGAATCGTTATTTAGTAATGGTATGGTGGTTAAATATGTATCACAATTTATTAGAAGCAGTCTTTTTTTAAGATTGTGGATTATAGCATAATCTGATCTCAGATTTTAAATTGTGGATTATAGAATCGtcctatttattttagattcttATTTTAGAAGGTAGAATCCACattcagaataaaaaataaaaaagacctTTAATatggggctgtttggttctcACCCTAGAAAGTTAAGTTAAAATTTAGTCACGTCTAGAAAATTTagtttttatttgatttaaGATCAAAATTTAGCTACGTCCAAAAAATTGATCATACCGGCAGCGGCAGCACCGGCCCAGCTGGGCGCCCGGGCGCGACCTAGACACGCTCCATCCCCCGGCCGGCGCACACGATCGACCCGTGGCCAGCACAACTGCAATCGCCCCGTCCCGTAAGTGCCCGGTGGCGGTGCCCATGTGCGCGAGCTCGAGTCCGGGACCAGACAACGTGGGGTGGGGCGGCTACCCTACGGTACCTTCCCCGCCATGTGCCCGCTCAATCTTTTTTACACGAGTGCGGCAAGTGCCCCTGCGCGCGTCGCTCGGTGCTTCTGCCTCCGCGTGCACCGGGCGCGGTTGTGATGGCCGCGATGATTGCCGTGCGTTGCGTTTGCGTTGCACGTGGCCATCTGTGGTGGTCGCGCCAAAAGCCCAAAACAAGCTCGTGGACCGGCACATGTGGTGTGCGGTGTCCCACGCGCCGTCTGTTTGCTCGGCGCGCATGGATCTTCGCGAACGGCGAACGGCTACGTGTACATGGCAGGTCTGATCTCGTGGATTCTGTGTGCCCTGTAGATTACGCGGCGCCACGCACGATCGATCAGGCTGCTAGAAGAAACGCTGCCACGTGCCCTTCGGTGATCAAACCGAACTGAACTAGTAGCTCTGGTGTGCGGTGTCCCACGCGCCGTCTGTTTGCTCGGCGCGCACGGATCTTCGCgaacggcgaacggcgacgtgTACATGGCAGGTCTGATCTCGTGGATTCTATGTGCACTGTAGATTACGCGAGGCGTATGCGCCACGCACGATCGATCAGGTTGCTAGAAGAAACGCCGTCACGTGCCCTTCGGTGATCAAACCGAACTGAACTAGTAACTCTGTTCAAATGGAACTCCGTGCGGTAGTCGCGATCCTTGTCTTGTCTGATTAGGTCCATCTTGAACGAAATGGTATGAGTTTGAACGCAAATACTTCCATCGAACATCGCCAACCTCAACGAAATCTACAAGAAGTTCGAAGGAAATTGTATTACGATTTTTCACAAAGGAGGCCTTAGATACCAAGATATCACTGAGTCACAGCTAGTCGATGATTTAATAAGATTGTTATATTTTTACAGAGAAAGCTTTAGATACCAGTATGAGATGCCACTGAGTCACGATCATTCAATAATTTAATGAGAAtgttatattttcatatatctTAAAATAAGATTTTTTTAGTCGATTAATCGCAATAGTTAGATCAAGATCAGATatcctcctttcttcttcctctataTACCTATCAATGATCTTTTTTCTGTGCGCGCTGACAGAATTGATCCTCCACCCCATCCTCCTCCGCACATCTCTAGTGATTCTCCTGCCACCATATTTCCCCCACTGTTCACTGCTACGCTAAGCAATTTATTTTTACGCTCCCCACCGCCAGCACCACCCATCAACTATCCTACACCACCCATAGTCAGCGGAGTTCCTGCTGCGCTGCCTCCGCACTCGCCTCTTCATGACCGGCTTGCCTTCCTCGAAACCTTTTCTAAGCCCAGAATCTATAAAATCCTTTTAAACCCAAACTTTGATAAAATCCTCTTCTCTAATTTTGACCGGAGGTGAACATCATTGAAATTATCTTATTTTCAAACATCTCAAGATTAGGAAGGGTGATAATATAAAGATTCGTGCCGAGGGACCAAAAATGAGATGAACGGTAAATACTAGAAAGAACTAGCTAGGACACAACTTCTTATCAAGTTTTCCCTCTCATCTTTTATTCCTCAGGGACCAAACGATGCTCGAACGGATAAGAATAGGTAGGCGATGAACTGATGATAGATCGCACCACCCAACTGCAGATATCCAAATCTTTATTAAGGTtctgtttgtttgttgtttctgtttctagtttttttttatgttagaAGCTAGAAATACAAATAAATGTGGTTATTGAAAAAtgatttttggaaaaatcagaaatttgtttcttaaaaaatgaatttgaagtagttttttttagaaattatatgttaaaaagttagaaaaatattataacAATCAGCcgttaaaattcaaaaacaacaattcagaaaaaacaaaaacatacaTACCTAAATATGCTTCGAGAGTCTAGTGGTGACATGCTACATCTCCCCTGTACACGTCTGTCAGTGCATGCATGAAGATGCAGGCATTTGTTCCTATTCCTGCAGCAGTATCTCTTTGCTAACCATTTGCTTTTTCTACATTGAGAGAAGGCTGGATCACGCGATCATTTCTTTAAAAGTTATTCTGTTTAGCATTGCTTTCTCAATGAAATTTTGTTTAGGATTGTGAGTTTATGACTAATCTCTACTGTATAAAATACTAATTGGTTTTTGTATTGCCTCTTCCCCGTATTTTCgtcttatctaataaaaatctctaaaattcaaataatttatctaattTTACCTTCAATCCATATTCTATAGACTTTAGATCTCGTTATTGGCTACggatatatgatatattttactttaaaaaattaaaagtaaaattaacagataatctccttatattttttaatcttacCTAAAATAAATCTACGATATCGCTTCTGACGTATTCGTTAGATGACACTTCTATAATATAACGTATCCACGTTCATTAAATATTTTGAGTTttgactctctctctccactctcCACATTTGACTCCCACTTCCACTACTGGCAATGTTCGAATATTTAGACAGATATTATATCCATCATTTCATAAGCCGTTCTAATAAGGTATTAGAAACAGCTCCGTTGTTAGCCATTAGATACTATCTTTACATCGTTCTTATCAGAATGAACTAGCAAAATACATGGAAAAATAAGAAGGACCGTGTGTTTGGTATTAGAATGAACAAGCAGAATACATGGATTATATGCATCCCCTACCTTCTCGCTCTGCAACCGTGCCCTCCTCCGCTGGGGCGGCTTGCCGCTCGCTAAACTCCCTCTAACCTCGGCAGCAAACAAATTCCCGCTGAAAAGTCGTCACCGTCAATTTCGGAGCCCTAACCGTGGTCGCCGAGTGTTCACACACGTTTACACAGTCACATGAGATATCAAGCTTATTTTTAAACGCCTGATAATTaaaaagatggaaaaaataATGTACACCGTCCCAACGGGCATGAGCCTCACCCTCTATATAGCCATGACTTCCCCTGATGTAGTCTCAAACCATACACACACCCGAGTCAAGTGACCAGTCTCTGCTTCTGCTCACACCGTACCTACCTGCCTCCGTATCTGCCACGCCTCCGCAACATCCGAGCTAGGCCGATGTCGTCGCAGCGGCCGGGCCGCCATCAGCGGAGGGCGTCGCAGAGCGTGTTCGTGCTCCCGGAGAACCTTGCCTCCCTCGACGTGGACGCGCCGGCGGGAAGGCCGGCCCGGACGGCGCTGCGGCCGAGCAGCAGGCGAGGCCGCCGGCGGGGCGCCACCGGCGGGCGATGTCGGTGGCCGTGGCCTCCAGGGACCTCGAGCTGATCAGGGAGGACATGGCCAGCTACAAGATTGGCGCTTAGCTTAATAAGGGCCCTGCACGTTGGGTCGTGTGTATAGCCCTGGCATGGGGTTAACCGTACCCGAAGCTGCCTTCGATCGACGCTTAAAAGTGTGGCTCGAGTATTACGTCCTTAATTTGCTCTCTTTTTCTGATCACGCATGCACTATTACTATGTAACTTTTCGTCACGATGAAGAAGTTCATGGACTTCTTTCGAGAACGAAGAAGTAGCTGAATTTTTAATCGGTTACATGATCAGTACCTCTGTTGTGCTTGGCACTTTGGCAGCAGGACTTCTCTCACTCGTATTTTGATCGTGTACGGATATGTAGCCGGAATAAGATTGGGATAATTTCACCTGTTATCTCTTTctcaaaaaaagaacaaaaaagatCAGATGTTAATGTTATCGGAGTAGCAAACAGAATGAGATGCAGTTTCGATGTCCACCGATTTTGGCTTGCTACAACTCCTATTCGGTTCTTCAGGATGGTCGGCCCACACTTAGGATGAAAGGCTCGGATGTGAAGATGGCTCAAATTTTGGGAGTTGAAGCTgtgtatcagtgttggttttgtTCAAATACTTTATACTTCCGATTTTGgtttattatctattttttatttttgttagctCTGATGATGTTAGCTGATAACCCAGCAGTAAACTCTGGACCTCAAACATTTTTGTCCCTTTAAAAAAGCAGGGCAGTGCTGTTGTCTATGTTTGGACAGAGCGTGTTTGCATCGAAATCACTAAATAACCACTCAGTACTCCCATGGCAACACGAGCGCACAGAAGATTAACATACCGATGCTCTGACAGCGCTGTCGCTCACCTGAGAACACATGGGCATGTTCATCACATTTTGTACCTACCTGCAACCATGTTCCAGCTACTACGACTAATTATAGCAGTATATGCAGAATAAAATTGTACGTGCATAAATTGCTATAATAATCGTGCACGTACTCGATTGTGTTCTACGCATGCATATGCATAATTGTGCTAACTACACAATAATTCTGgttcgttcaaaaaaaaaaagaaaaaaaactgctGTCACAAGCTAGTACCTAACCGGACGAATCACCTGTACGTATATGTACCCACTGCACTCTAGATTATACCCTATAATTGTATATGTGCATTATTGCGTTTGGTCGTCCTTTTCGGGTGGTTTTTGCTTGCATTTGGCGCCTAGATCTCGATCTCGATCTGGAGCATGTCCACATGATGGAGCATGTAATGCATGCAGCGACGGGCTAACTAGTTAGCTAGCAAAtcatcttgatttttttaaaaggtaCATACCACGTATGCACACGCTTATAATAATAAATACATACTTACTAAAACGCATACTTGTACATATTCCTAACTATTTCGAACTAAATTTAAACGGAACAAAGCTCCGGATGCGAAGGCGCGTTGATGCAGGGGCTCGAATGCGCGTCGGTGCTGCTCATACCCGAACGACCAACCGTCCAAGCAATGGCTCGTTCGCAAATCATCCTGATTTGACAGGCCCGCGTTGGCTTTGGATTAATGTTCGCGTGGCCGGACGCTTGTAAGGTTGAAACCACGCTGACGTATCCGTTTTCGCTTTTTGATGCCGCGGTGCCGGTGGACGGTGGTGATTGGCGTTCTCGTGGATACCCGGTGAAATGagtgtttttttatatttaaaacataaaaaattataaaaagacatttatttagaaaaattagaaaataggCTACCATGTCAGTTAGAAGGGTGATATGCATATGCCGCGTATCCAACGGGcaatagatttaaaaaataaatatg includes:
- the LOC133929036 gene encoding probable histone H2A.4, which translates into the protein MDIGAKVPKKAGAAGRRGGGGPKKKPVSRSVKAGLQFPVGRIGRYLKQGRYSQRIGSGAPVYLAAVLEYLAAEVLELAGNAARDNKKNRIIPRHVLLAIRNDEELGKLLAGVTIAHGGVLPNINPVLLPKKAASAAAKESKEKKSPKKAATKSPKKAAAA